ATCCGATGGCACCGCTATAACCGCTGAAACGTTCGGCCATGCCACGTTATCGCTATTTCCTGTAGAATTTAAACACATCACCATTCCGTTTGTTGAAACCGTCGAAAAAGCGCGGGAAGTAAAATCTCAGCTCGAGCAAGCGGCCAGTTTCAGCCATGAAAAACCTATTGTGTTTTTGACGTTTGTTAACCCAGAACTCAGTGAGATTATTCAATCAAGTAATGCCATTTGCTATGACTTTATTTCCACGTTCAGTGCGCAAATTCAGAGGGAGCTCAATGTTGAGCCCGTGCCCAAAGTGCATCGCACGCACAGTATTCACGAGCAATCTTATGACTATCGTATTGCCGCAGTTAATTATGCATTGGCAAATGATGACGGTGCGAACATAAAAGATTATGACCAGGCTGATGTGGTGCTTGTGGGCGTAAGCCGCAGTGGTAAGACACCAACAAGCCTCTATTTAGCGTTGCAGTACGGCATTAAGGCAGCGAATTACCCTTTCACTCCAGATGACTTAGAATCTGGGGAGCTGCCGCGATGTTTGCAGCCGTATAAGGATAAGCTGTTTGGATTAACCATTGAGCCGCAACGCCTAGCGGCTATACGTAATGAGCGTATGGCGAACTCTCGTTACGCATCATTGCGACAATGTCGGATTGAAATCCGCGAAGTAGAAATGCTCTATAAGCGTTTTAAAATTCCTCACTTCAATTCTACTCATCATTCAGTGGAGGAAATCTCTGCCAAGATAATGGCAGAATCTGGCCTACAACGTCGTAAATATTAAAAAAGCGCCACGTTGGCGCTTTTCATTTTACTTGCGGGCATCCTTTAATAAGTCTGCCACTAAGAAGCCAAGCTCGAGGACCTGGTCGGCATTAAGGCGAGGGTCGCATTGGGTGCGATAACGCTGCGCTAGATCTGCATCAGACAACCCATATGCACCACCTGTGCACTCGGTCACGTGCTGGCCGGTCATTTCCAAATGAACACCGCCGGCATAAGACCCTTCTGCTTTGTGAACAGCAAAAAACTGACTGATCTCGCGCAGAATATTGTCAAAGCTTCGA
This Pseudoalteromonas ruthenica DNA region includes the following protein-coding sequences:
- the ppsR gene encoding posphoenolpyruvate synthetase regulatory kinase/phosphorylase PpsR, with the protein product MRSAFYISDGTAITAETFGHATLSLFPVEFKHITIPFVETVEKAREVKSQLEQAASFSHEKPIVFLTFVNPELSEIIQSSNAICYDFISTFSAQIQRELNVEPVPKVHRTHSIHEQSYDYRIAAVNYALANDDGANIKDYDQADVVLVGVSRSGKTPTSLYLALQYGIKAANYPFTPDDLESGELPRCLQPYKDKLFGLTIEPQRLAAIRNERMANSRYASLRQCRIEIREVEMLYKRFKIPHFNSTHHSVEEISAKIMAESGLQRRKY